The Atribacteraceae bacterium nucleotide sequence TCGTAATAACCGCTTTTACCGGGTTGACCGGTGCTTTGGGCGCAGTGGTAGGTGCGGCGGCGGTCAGTATCCTTTTGGGCGTCATCAGCGTCATACTGCAGTTTATCGTCCTGTACCAGTGGAGTAACGTCCTCAACACCAACATCAGGAATACGCAGCAAATTTTCACCTATATGAAAGAACACCTGGAAGATCCCCTGCGGGGCGAGGTCGGCTTTTTCGTCAACCGGATAGAGGACTTCATCATCCCCACCTGGATTTACTGGGTTTACCTGGTCCTGCATCTGGTAGGCCTCATTCCCCTGGCGACGATGGTCGGACTCATCGCCTTTATCTTCCTGGCGGTGTTTTTACACAAAATATTTCAGACGACGAACAAGGTTTCGAACCTGAAAGACCGCTTATATACTTACCTCAAGGATAAAAAAGGTTTGGGGATGGATTACACGGTGGCTCACGTCCCTCACCGCAGTATCGGACTGTTTATATTGCTCTCCATTGTCACCTTTGGAATATATTGGGCCTACATACTCATCAAGCTGTCCAGCGAAATCAATCAATTTATCTCATCTGACGAAAAAATTCGCGCCGAACTTGAACTGGTGTATTCGGAAGGAACGGCCAAGGCTTAGGAATGTTTAAATACATCATCGTTATCAATGGCTTGTTTTTTCTGGCCACCATCGCCAGCGGTGGTTTTGCTACACCGAATCTGATCGAACTGGGAGCTAAACACGGTCCCCGGATTGCCGCTGGAGAGTGGCAAAGACTCCTGATCAGCATATTTTTACATGGCAGCTTATGGCATCTTTTATTCAATTCCTATGCCTTGTTTTACCTGGGGAAGCTTTGTGAAGAGGTTTTTGGGTCCCGGAAATTTTTTGGGATATACATCGTCACCGGGATTGCCGGTAGTATCCTCTCGTACTTCTGGAACTTTCACATGGCTGGAGTGGGAGCCAGCGGAGCGATCTTCGGTCTGGCGGGAGCGATTTTTGCCAGTGGCCTGAAACACCGGAACACTTCTCTCAACCGACTG carries:
- a CDS encoding DUF4234 domain-containing protein, yielding MPISGFIEESRVSMPAAILAVVFIVLFGIFGFVITAFTGLTGALGAVVGAAAVSILLGVISVILQFIVLYQWSNVLNTNIRNTQQIFTYMKEHLEDPLRGEVGFFVNRIEDFIIPTWIYWVYLVLHLVGLIPLATMVGLIAFIFLAVFLHKIFQTTNKVSNLKDRLYTYLKDKKGLGMDYTVAHVPHRSIGLFILLSIVTFGIYWAYILIKLSSEINQFISSDEKIRAELELVYSEGTAKA